One Thalassotalea hakodatensis DNA segment encodes these proteins:
- a CDS encoding segregation and condensation protein A produces the protein MQQQVLPFALIRGEAIIEKPQDLFIPPNALEVILESFEGPLDLLLYLIKKQKLDILDLPIAPITTQYMHYVALMEELNMELASEYLVMASILAEIKSKLLLPKQPIEDEEHDPRAELIKRLKEYEVIKQAAESIDQLPRLERDYFCAKASLSSSIDIETVLPQIAWQELVQALQGVLARNQAFEHHQITKEVLSTRERMTMILSTLENNNASAFTPFEQLFQFDEGRQGVLVTFLAILELLKMQRIECQQSQQLGVIYIRLQEIKDE, from the coding sequence ATGCAGCAACAAGTATTGCCGTTTGCGCTTATTCGTGGTGAAGCGATCATTGAAAAACCCCAAGACTTATTTATTCCTCCAAATGCGTTAGAAGTTATTTTAGAGTCTTTTGAAGGTCCTCTTGATTTACTGTTGTATCTGATAAAAAAACAAAAACTAGATATACTTGATTTACCTATTGCTCCGATTACAACGCAATACATGCATTATGTTGCACTGATGGAAGAGCTTAATATGGAGCTGGCATCTGAATACCTTGTCATGGCTTCAATTCTTGCTGAAATTAAATCCAAACTGTTATTACCTAAACAACCCATTGAAGACGAAGAGCACGATCCGCGTGCCGAGTTAATTAAGCGGTTAAAAGAGTACGAAGTGATTAAACAAGCAGCGGAATCTATTGACCAGCTTCCTCGTCTTGAACGGGATTATTTCTGTGCAAAAGCAAGTTTATCTTCCAGTATTGACATAGAAACAGTATTACCTCAAATTGCTTGGCAAGAACTTGTACAAGCACTACAGGGAGTATTAGCGCGAAACCAAGCATTTGAACATCATCAAATTACGAAAGAAGTGTTATCTACTCGAGAACGAATGACAATGATTCTATCGACACTGGAGAATAATAATGCATCTGCCTTTACGCCATTTGAACAGCTTTTTCAATTTGATGAAGGACGTCAAGGTGTATTGGTTACTTTTCTTGCTATTTTAGAGCTATTAAAAATGCAACGAATTGAATGCCAGCAATCACAACAGTTAGGTGTTATATACATAAGGTTGCAGGAGATAAAAGATGAATGA
- the scpB gene encoding SMC-Scp complex subunit ScpB — translation MNDAANLRSDSQLKCLIEAALFTADKPLSLQWLQSHTLAELHIKNKVVKRILNELQQDYEQRGVNLIEVASGYRFQVPLELSEKIAQVAQNKPSKYSRALLETIALIAYRQPITRAEIEQIRGVAVSSQIIRTLTEREWITVIGQKEVPGKPSLYATTKQFLDYFSLNSLEQLPDLLPIADSAINQAGIQDIMHSHDTLTKETET, via the coding sequence ATGAATGATGCAGCTAACCTGAGGTCAGATTCACAGCTCAAATGTTTAATTGAAGCAGCCTTATTTACTGCAGATAAACCATTATCGCTTCAATGGCTTCAAAGCCATACACTTGCTGAATTACACATAAAGAATAAAGTTGTGAAGCGTATTTTGAATGAGTTACAACAAGATTATGAGCAAAGAGGGGTAAACTTAATAGAGGTTGCTTCTGGTTATCGTTTTCAAGTCCCCCTTGAACTCAGTGAAAAAATAGCTCAAGTTGCTCAAAACAAACCGAGTAAATATTCTCGGGCATTATTAGAAACCATAGCGTTAATCGCTTACCGACAACCTATTACACGTGCAGAAATTGAACAAATTCGCGGTGTGGCGGTGAGTAGCCAAATTATTAGAACGTTAACTGAAAGAGAGTGGATAACTGTTATTGGTCAAAAAGAAGTGCCGGGTAAGCCTTCACTTTATGCAACCACGAAACAATTTTTAGATTATTTTTCATTAAATTCGCTAGAACAGTTACCTGATTTACTACCGATCGCAGATTCTGCTATCAACCAAGCGGGGATACAAGATATAATGCATTCTCATGATACACTGACAAAAGAGACAGAGACTTAA
- the rluB gene encoding 23S rRNA pseudouridine(2605) synthase RluB, protein MSEKLQKVLARAGKGSRRELETMISAGRVSVDGKVAKLGDRVEGNEQIRLDGHNVSIQQSEEEICRVLMYNKPEGEMCTRKDPEGRPTVFDRLPPLEDSRWIAVGRLDINTSGMLLFTTDGDLANRLMHPSRKVEREYAVRVFGEVDDAMLQRLKNGVKLEDGPAKFQEIYYRGGEGRNHWFHVVISEGRNREVRRLWESQDVQVSRLIRVRYGDLELQRQLPSGGWTELALKDVNYYRQLVGLPIERKSKVKVDEKAIDNAKARRIRRSVKKHQHRSIQKTRRRRS, encoded by the coding sequence ATGTCAGAAAAACTACAAAAAGTACTTGCTAGGGCAGGTAAAGGCTCTCGCCGAGAATTGGAAACAATGATCAGTGCAGGCCGAGTAAGTGTTGACGGTAAAGTTGCAAAACTTGGTGACCGCGTTGAAGGTAATGAACAAATTCGCCTTGACGGTCATAACGTTAGCATTCAGCAATCAGAAGAAGAGATTTGCCGTGTTTTAATGTACAACAAACCTGAAGGTGAAATGTGTACACGTAAAGATCCTGAAGGCAGACCAACGGTGTTTGATCGGCTACCGCCTTTAGAGGATTCTCGTTGGATAGCCGTTGGCCGTTTAGATATCAATACCTCAGGTATGTTACTATTTACCACGGACGGTGACTTAGCCAATCGATTAATGCATCCATCACGGAAAGTTGAACGCGAATATGCTGTAAGAGTATTTGGTGAAGTAGATGATGCCATGTTACAGCGTTTGAAAAACGGCGTAAAATTAGAAGATGGCCCAGCAAAATTCCAAGAAATTTATTATCGTGGTGGCGAAGGGCGAAATCATTGGTTTCATGTGGTGATTTCTGAAGGGCGAAACCGTGAAGTTAGACGTTTATGGGAAAGCCAAGACGTTCAAGTGAGCCGCCTTATTCGTGTCAGGTATGGCGATCTTGAATTACAACGTCAATTGCCTTCGGGTGGCTGGACTGAATTGGCATTAAAAGACGTTAATTATTACCGTCAACTGGTTGGCTTACCTATTGAGCGAAAATCGAAAGTAAAAGTTGATGAAAAAGCGATTGATAATGCAAAAGCACGACGTATTCGTCGTAGTGTAAAAAAACATCAGCATCGCAGCATACAAAAAACAAGACGAAGAAGAAGTTAG
- the rnd gene encoding ribonuclease D, which translates to MVEHLITDQQALNELCLRFSTKDVVAIDTEFVRTRTYFPKLGLLQLCDGEVVALIDPLSIADLSPVWQLIENPKITKVLHACSEDVEIFVNQGNCSPQNVIDSQIVMSFLGHGLSMGYAAMIKHYLDIDLDKSDSRTDWIKRPLTDRQLVYASADVTHLITVYPLLLDDIEKTSWLSAAKIESAQLIAKKQQKIDENNLYKNVKTSWRLNAKQLNNLKYLARWRYQQALKRDLPLSFVAKDNTLMGLAQYAPKSMSAMLNIEGVDTLDIRHKGKQMLRVLEEASKVSAEDYPEKIKRLDQCTGYKQLYKKVKNYVSSVAVDSQIPVENLASKKQINQLLSWYYELSPSTADIDILQTWRGELFGEDLLQHAKNQFSSLPL; encoded by the coding sequence GTGGTAGAACATTTAATAACAGATCAACAAGCACTCAATGAGTTGTGCCTTCGCTTTTCGACAAAAGATGTGGTTGCAATTGATACTGAATTTGTTCGTACGCGCACGTATTTTCCTAAATTAGGCTTACTACAATTATGTGATGGCGAAGTTGTTGCCTTAATTGATCCATTATCGATAGCAGATTTATCGCCAGTTTGGCAACTGATTGAAAATCCAAAGATCACAAAAGTACTCCATGCCTGTTCTGAAGATGTGGAGATTTTTGTTAATCAGGGAAATTGTTCGCCACAAAATGTCATTGATAGCCAAATTGTCATGAGCTTTCTAGGGCATGGGTTATCAATGGGTTATGCCGCCATGATCAAGCATTATCTCGATATCGATCTTGATAAATCAGATTCACGCACCGACTGGATCAAGCGACCTCTAACTGATAGACAGTTAGTTTATGCAAGTGCCGATGTTACACATTTAATTACGGTATACCCATTGTTACTTGATGATATTGAAAAAACCTCTTGGTTAAGTGCAGCAAAAATTGAATCTGCGCAGCTTATTGCGAAAAAACAACAAAAAATAGATGAAAATAACCTATATAAAAATGTTAAAACAAGCTGGCGTCTTAACGCAAAACAGCTTAATAATTTAAAATATTTAGCGCGTTGGCGATATCAACAAGCATTAAAACGCGATTTGCCGTTAAGCTTTGTTGCAAAAGATAATACGCTCATGGGGTTAGCTCAATATGCACCAAAAAGCATGAGTGCTATGCTAAATATTGAAGGCGTTGATACGCTAGACATTCGCCATAAAGGCAAACAAATGCTTAGGGTGTTAGAAGAAGCTAGCAAGGTAAGTGCTGAGGATTACCCTGAGAAAATAAAGCGTTTAGATCAATGTACTGGTTATAAGCAGTTATACAAAAAAGTGAAAAACTATGTATCTTCTGTTGCTGTAGACAGTCAAATACCAGTAGAAAATTTGGCATCTAAAAAACAAATAAATCAACTGTTATCTTGGTATTACGAGTTGTCACCATCAACGGCTGATATAGACATTTTGCAAACATGGCGTGGTGAGTTATTTGGTGAGGATTTACTACAACATGCGAAAAATCAATTTAGTTCATTACCGTTGTAA
- a CDS encoding YcgL domain-containing protein: MLTAVYKSAKKAETYLFIKQRDDFSQVPETLMAVFGKPELVTIINLNTKTKLGFADIVKVQESLTTQGYYLQLPPPKEDLLAAHKASKLDTFNEDL, from the coding sequence ATGCTAACGGCTGTATATAAAAGTGCGAAAAAAGCAGAAACATATTTATTTATTAAGCAACGTGATGATTTTTCACAAGTGCCTGAAACATTAATGGCGGTTTTTGGAAAACCAGAATTAGTCACGATTATCAATTTAAATACAAAAACCAAATTAGGTTTTGCTGATATAGTGAAAGTACAAGAAAGTTTAACTACCCAGGGCTATTATTTACAGTTACCACCACCGAAAGAAGATTTACTTGCTGCACATAAAGCCAGTAAATTAGATACGTTTAACGAAGATCTATAA
- a CDS encoding lytic murein transglycosylase — translation MKNKTSCYFLTITLSIFSTVTAAKELTESNFVKYVELLKAEAQQKGFSTQLIEESFANVTFHKRAVKADRSQPEKVETLDTYLPKRVPDWKVNKARALYKENETVLRKINEQYGVQPRFIVALWGLETNFGKIMGNYNVISALSTLAFEGRREAFFKKELWAAMTILQQGHIEAANMKGSWAGAMGQNQFMPSSFLAYAVDGDGDGKKDIWGNKADVFASMANYLVQEGWNGNYTWGRQVLLPEGFDYSLAIPKNTGGRSNWLKAWAKQEKPMAEWQALGIRRTDGTDLPKVDIKAALVFPDDKNGRVYLAYNNYKSLMHWNLSYYFVSSVGHLSDRIKFPPIQ, via the coding sequence ATGAAAAATAAAACTTCTTGCTACTTTTTAACCATTACATTATCAATTTTTAGTACAGTGACAGCTGCTAAAGAATTAACCGAAAGTAACTTTGTAAAATATGTTGAACTATTAAAAGCAGAAGCACAACAAAAAGGCTTTTCTACGCAACTTATTGAAGAAAGTTTTGCGAATGTTACTTTTCATAAACGAGCTGTAAAAGCAGATAGAAGCCAACCGGAAAAAGTTGAAACACTAGATACTTATTTACCGAAACGGGTGCCTGATTGGAAAGTAAATAAAGCGAGAGCATTATATAAAGAAAATGAAACTGTTCTAAGAAAAATAAATGAACAATACGGTGTTCAGCCAAGATTTATTGTTGCGCTGTGGGGGTTAGAAACGAACTTCGGGAAAATAATGGGCAATTATAATGTTATTTCGGCATTAAGTACGCTTGCCTTTGAAGGACGAAGAGAAGCTTTCTTTAAAAAAGAGTTATGGGCTGCTATGACAATATTGCAACAAGGGCATATTGAAGCTGCAAATATGAAAGGTTCTTGGGCAGGCGCTATGGGGCAAAACCAATTTATGCCAAGCTCATTTTTAGCCTATGCTGTTGACGGTGATGGTGATGGTAAAAAAGATATTTGGGGTAATAAAGCAGATGTGTTTGCTTCCATGGCCAATTATCTTGTGCAAGAGGGCTGGAACGGGAATTACACATGGGGAAGACAGGTTTTATTACCTGAAGGGTTTGATTATAGCTTGGCGATCCCTAAAAACACTGGCGGTCGCTCAAACTGGTTAAAGGCGTGGGCGAAGCAAGAGAAGCCAATGGCAGAATGGCAAGCATTAGGTATTAGACGCACTGATGGTACAGATCTACCTAAAGTAGATATAAAGGCGGCATTGGTGTTTCCCGATGATAAAAACGGTCGTGTTTATTTAGCTTATAACAATTATAAAAGTTTAATGCATTGGAATTTATCGTATTATTTCGTGAGTTCGGTAGGTCACTTATCTGATCGTATCAAATTTCCACCTATTCAATAG
- a CDS encoding YcgN family cysteine cluster protein, translating into MTLPFWQTKSLNEMTRQEWESLCDGCAKCCLHKFIDDENTTETTELQPTDYIADGENMVYANIACYLLNDKTCQCTQYAKRTTLVPDCVQLTQDNLDDVFFMPPSCTYRRLKEGRGMPSWHPLLHKGKKSAMHKAGMSVRGKIIKDNEVDVEYFDDYIVTWPLADID; encoded by the coding sequence TTGACATTACCTTTTTGGCAAACGAAGTCACTTAATGAAATGACACGTCAAGAGTGGGAGTCGCTGTGTGACGGTTGTGCAAAATGCTGTTTGCATAAATTTATCGATGATGAAAACACCACAGAAACAACTGAGTTACAACCCACAGACTATATCGCCGATGGTGAGAATATGGTGTATGCCAATATAGCTTGTTATTTGTTAAATGATAAAACATGCCAATGCACGCAATACGCTAAAAGAACGACATTAGTGCCAGATTGTGTGCAATTAACGCAAGATAACCTTGATGATGTGTTTTTCATGCCCCCAAGTTGTACTTATCGCAGGCTTAAAGAAGGACGAGGCATGCCGTCATGGCATCCGTTGTTGCATAAAGGTAAAAAGTCAGCAATGCATAAAGCAGGTATGTCGGTACGTGGTAAAATTATTAAAGACAATGAAGTTGATGTCGAATATTTTGATGATTATATCGTCACGTGGCCGTTAGCAGATATTGACTAG
- a CDS encoding ABC transporter substrate-binding protein, translated as MLVLTGSAHAEKNIINFAVLTHSEQQEAVLRQQILLFERLNPHIRVRLRMLDGKNYPELLSNYKKVANSVDVLNWYSGNRLKQLINEHYITSIDEFWYQNNLQALFSDATIEQVSYQERIFAVPFSMYVWDIYYKKSVFEKFGLTAPTTWQEFLHIANTLKHHGISPIGLGSEPPWQVAAWFDYLMLRINGAHLYKKLISGELSFTSQEVVAVFTHWKNLIEQDFFINNHRQFDGEEIMPLLYREEIGMNLSGSFSLSGMPNYVQKSVGLFPFPQVGKNKDHSILAPMSALMLTAQGRAKPESKTLLAFFSQYKTQRMINDAMATMSPILYQDDVHSKLINEIHSAEHIFQFLDREMPFEMAEFSKRTMADFLKHQNIKKVTESLEAFRLQQQKH; from the coding sequence ATGCTTGTACTAACAGGCTCGGCTCATGCTGAAAAGAATATTATTAATTTCGCTGTTTTAACTCATTCAGAACAACAAGAAGCAGTGTTACGCCAACAAATTTTACTATTCGAACGTTTGAATCCACATATCAGAGTACGTTTACGTATGCTTGATGGTAAAAACTATCCTGAACTCTTATCTAATTATAAAAAAGTAGCGAACAGTGTTGATGTATTAAATTGGTATTCAGGTAATCGATTAAAACAGTTAATCAATGAACACTATATTACTTCTATTGATGAGTTTTGGTATCAGAATAACCTTCAAGCACTTTTTAGTGATGCAACTATTGAGCAGGTGAGCTACCAAGAGCGTATTTTTGCTGTTCCGTTTAGTATGTATGTTTGGGATATCTACTATAAGAAAAGTGTTTTCGAAAAGTTTGGTTTAACTGCGCCGACTACGTGGCAAGAGTTTTTACATATAGCTAATACGCTAAAACATCATGGAATTTCACCAATAGGTTTAGGATCTGAGCCACCTTGGCAGGTAGCAGCATGGTTTGACTATTTAATGTTGCGAATTAATGGTGCTCATCTATATAAAAAACTTATTTCAGGGGAGCTGTCATTTACTTCTCAAGAGGTTGTGGCTGTTTTTACACATTGGAAAAACTTAATAGAGCAAGACTTTTTTATCAACAATCATCGTCAGTTTGATGGCGAAGAAATCATGCCGTTACTTTATCGTGAAGAGATAGGTATGAATCTTAGTGGCAGCTTTTCGTTAAGTGGTATGCCAAATTATGTGCAAAAGAGCGTTGGATTATTTCCTTTTCCTCAAGTTGGGAAAAATAAAGATCACAGCATTTTAGCGCCAATGTCTGCGCTAATGCTTACTGCACAGGGTAGAGCTAAACCTGAAAGCAAAACCTTGCTTGCTTTTTTTAGTCAATACAAAACCCAGCGTATGATTAATGATGCTATGGCGACTATGTCTCCGATCCTCTACCAAGATGATGTGCATTCAAAGCTTATCAATGAGATCCACAGTGCTGAGCATATTTTCCAATTTTTAGATCGCGAAATGCCTTTTGAAATGGCTGAGTTTAGTAAGCGTACTATGGCGGACTTTCTTAAACATCAAAACATTAAAAAAGTGACAGAGTCATTAGAAGCATTTCGCCTTCAACAACAAAAACATTAA
- a CDS encoding Re/Si-specific NAD(P)(+) transhydrogenase subunit alpha yields the protein MIIGVVKESLRGENRVAASPTSVSALIKLGFIVYVQKGAGSKASFEEQAYIDAGAEIVPKKKCWQCDLLLKVNAPTVDEIEQIKEGATLISFISPAQSPDLLKHLKEKSITTLAMDMVPRMTRSQSLDALSSMANIAGYRAVIEATNAFGRFLTGQITAAGNLPPAKILIIGAGVAGLAAIGTAGSLGAIVRAFDTRPEVQEQIESMGAEFLVLDYQEEESLASTDGYAKEMSKAFIDAEMALFAEQAQDVDIIITTAMIPGKKSPTLITETMIKSMKPGSVIVDLAAAGGGNCELTTAGKVINKHGVTIIGYTDLVSRLPNQSSQLYANNLVNLLKLLCKEGNGEISLDVEDQVIRNMLVIQGDEIMFPPPEIKISATSTKPDNKIPHQDEKRQKNTDVAKTSTNKLGFAIGGSLLFAWIASVAPSDFLAHFTVFVLACIIGYYVVWNVTHALHTPLMSVTNAISGIIIVGALLQVGSENIIVQVLAGIAILIATINIVGGFFVTKRMLKMFKK from the coding sequence ATGATCATTGGTGTTGTTAAAGAGTCACTACGAGGTGAAAATCGTGTGGCAGCCTCTCCCACAAGTGTCTCCGCATTAATTAAACTAGGATTCATCGTTTACGTTCAAAAAGGAGCAGGTTCAAAGGCCAGCTTTGAAGAACAGGCTTATATTGATGCTGGCGCTGAAATTGTGCCTAAAAAGAAGTGTTGGCAATGTGATTTGCTGTTAAAAGTAAACGCACCTACCGTTGATGAAATTGAACAAATTAAAGAGGGTGCAACACTTATTAGCTTCATTTCTCCGGCACAATCACCTGATCTATTAAAGCACTTAAAAGAGAAGTCAATTACAACGTTAGCTATGGATATGGTGCCAAGAATGACACGATCTCAATCGCTTGATGCCTTAAGTTCAATGGCGAACATTGCTGGATATAGAGCAGTAATTGAAGCAACTAACGCATTTGGTCGCTTTTTAACAGGCCAAATAACCGCAGCTGGAAATTTACCACCAGCGAAAATATTAATTATTGGTGCTGGAGTGGCTGGTCTTGCAGCAATAGGCACCGCAGGTAGTTTAGGCGCTATCGTTCGTGCCTTCGATACTCGCCCAGAAGTTCAAGAGCAAATTGAAAGTATGGGAGCCGAATTTTTAGTACTTGATTATCAAGAAGAAGAGTCTTTAGCATCAACAGATGGTTATGCGAAAGAAATGAGCAAGGCATTTATAGACGCCGAAATGGCGTTGTTTGCTGAACAAGCTCAAGATGTTGATATTATTATTACTACTGCAATGATCCCCGGCAAAAAATCACCAACGCTTATCACAGAAACAATGATTAAATCAATGAAGCCAGGTTCAGTGATTGTTGATTTAGCGGCAGCAGGTGGTGGTAACTGCGAGTTGACGACAGCAGGAAAGGTGATCAATAAGCATGGTGTTACTATTATTGGTTATACCGATTTGGTGTCACGGTTACCCAATCAATCTTCTCAACTTTATGCAAATAACTTGGTTAACTTACTTAAATTATTGTGCAAAGAGGGCAATGGTGAAATTTCACTAGATGTTGAAGATCAAGTTATTCGAAACATGCTTGTTATTCAAGGCGATGAAATTATGTTTCCACCGCCGGAAATCAAAATTAGTGCAACGTCGACTAAACCGGATAATAAAATTCCACATCAAGATGAAAAACGACAGAAAAATACTGATGTAGCTAAAACATCCACAAATAAACTCGGTTTTGCTATTGGCGGCTCTTTACTTTTTGCTTGGATCGCAAGTGTCGCCCCAAGCGACTTTCTCGCGCATTTTACTGTATTCGTATTGGCTTGCATTATCGGTTATTACGTTGTTTGGAACGTAACGCATGCATTGCATACTCCTTTGATGAGCGTAACGAATGCGATATCGGGCATCATTATTGTTGGCGCGTTATTGCAGGTTGGTTCTGAAAATATAATCGTTCAGGTGCTTGCAGGTATCGCAATTCTTATTGCGACCATTAATATTGTGGGTGGCTTTTTTGTCACTAAACGCATGTTAAAAATGTTTAAAAAATAA
- the pntB gene encoding Re/Si-specific NAD(P)(+) transhydrogenase subunit beta encodes MELSYGLIGAAYLIAAVLFILSLSGLSKQETAQSGNYFGMVGMAVALLATLADPRVDNVLVIIVAMLIGSVIGLKLAKQVEMTQMPELVAILHSFVGLAAVLVGFNSYFAMDHHLLQVLTDTQIISVNIHLTEIFLGVFIGAVTFTGSIVAFGKLRGIINSSALMLPHRHKMNLAAGIVCTFLMISFVKQGGGDFILFVMTAIALLFGWHLVASIGGADMPVVVSMLNSYSGWAAAAAGFMLSNDLLIITGALVGSSGAILSYIMCKAMNRSFISVIAGGFGTEVLVDHDKDYGSYCETESSEVANLLSDAKTVVITPGYGMAVAQAQYPVYELTQQLQAKGVEVKFAIHPVAGRLPGHMNVLLAEAKVPYDIVLGMDEINQDFQHTDVVLVIGANDTVNPAAAEDPNSPIAGMPVLEVWHAKNVIVFKRSMNTGYAGVQNPLFFKDNTKMLFGDAKESVNNIIAAVE; translated from the coding sequence ATGGAATTATCTTACGGGTTAATCGGAGCTGCTTATTTAATTGCGGCAGTATTATTTATTTTGAGTCTATCAGGGTTGAGCAAACAAGAAACTGCGCAATCAGGTAATTATTTTGGTATGGTAGGAATGGCCGTTGCTCTACTTGCTACATTAGCAGATCCACGCGTTGATAATGTGCTAGTGATCATTGTTGCCATGTTAATAGGTAGTGTCATTGGTTTAAAGTTAGCTAAACAAGTTGAAATGACACAAATGCCTGAACTTGTTGCTATCTTACATAGCTTTGTAGGCTTAGCTGCGGTATTGGTGGGCTTTAATAGCTACTTCGCAATGGATCATCATCTACTACAAGTATTAACTGACACACAAATTATCAGTGTCAATATTCATTTAACTGAAATATTTCTTGGGGTCTTTATTGGTGCAGTTACCTTCACTGGCTCGATCGTTGCCTTTGGTAAACTAAGAGGCATTATTAATTCATCCGCGCTAATGTTACCACATCGTCATAAAATGAATTTAGCCGCAGGTATTGTTTGTACCTTTTTAATGATCTCTTTCGTGAAACAAGGAGGAGGAGATTTTATTCTATTTGTGATGACGGCAATAGCATTACTGTTTGGTTGGCATTTGGTAGCGTCTATTGGTGGTGCAGATATGCCAGTGGTTGTTTCCATGTTAAATTCATATTCTGGTTGGGCGGCAGCGGCTGCTGGTTTTATGTTAAGTAACGATTTACTTATCATCACCGGTGCTTTGGTAGGCTCTTCAGGAGCGATTTTATCTTACATAATGTGCAAAGCGATGAACCGCTCGTTTATTAGTGTGATTGCTGGCGGTTTTGGTACAGAAGTGTTGGTTGATCATGATAAAGATTATGGTAGTTATTGTGAAACAGAGTCAAGTGAAGTAGCAAATCTACTATCAGATGCAAAAACAGTGGTTATTACCCCAGGCTATGGCATGGCTGTTGCGCAAGCGCAATATCCTGTTTATGAGCTTACTCAACAATTACAAGCTAAAGGTGTCGAGGTTAAGTTTGCTATTCATCCCGTTGCGGGACGTTTACCTGGTCATATGAATGTATTACTTGCTGAAGCAAAAGTGCCTTATGATATTGTATTAGGCATGGATGAAATTAATCAGGATTTTCAGCACACCGATGTAGTATTGGTTATTGGTGCTAATGACACGGTAAATCCTGCTGCGGCAGAAGATCCTAATAGCCCTATTGCTGGCATGCCAGTGTTAGAGGTATGGCATGCTAAAAATGTCATTGTTTTTAAACGTTCAATGAATACCGGTTATGCGGGTGTACAAAACCCACTGTTTTTTAAAGATAATACTAAAATGTTATTTGGTGATGCAAAAGAGTCAGTGAATAACATTATTGCTGCGGTAGAATAA